From Paenibacillus graminis, a single genomic window includes:
- a CDS encoding peptide maturation system acyl carrier-related protein produces MGIISQEINAIEIAESLDEILKNKLLIDTDLWGQDKYNRNFLERDVNMKARHLLKLYFEIEENFGISIPEKDIVSGEFNTISNISAIILREIKNKTTR; encoded by the coding sequence TTGGGTATTATAAGCCAGGAAATCAATGCTATAGAAATCGCAGAGTCGCTGGATGAGATATTAAAGAACAAATTGCTGATAGATACCGATTTATGGGGGCAGGACAAATATAACCGGAATTTTCTTGAACGGGACGTGAATATGAAAGCAAGGCATCTGCTTAAATTATATTTCGAAATTGAAGAAAATTTCGGCATTTCAATTCCCGAAAAAGATATTGTTTCAGGCGAATTTAACACGATATCCAACATATCTGCAATTATTCTGAGGGAAATCAAAAATAAAACTACTAGGTAG
- a CDS encoding ABC transporter ATP-binding protein yields MKSIVDKKDIGLLKRCLMYLFPYKLRVITTFFCIVFCLILQIIEPLILGKVIALLFSKEFEKLSVMLMYLFVTELFVTILSFFQSYLFSSLSENIIYDLKRDMFQKIIELPVKAFDQMKVGEFISRLQGDTATVAGILTNQLINTAIDILRVVIISIVVFQISIPLSLVIVLSFPVTFLIFTFSGKKIRKRSEELAKLNDSYFSNLQQSITGIREIKSLGIKKIKINQFLDLAILLKEKNININIISTVARSLSQFTSFLSQLSVMAIAGFLIYKGQLNIEYFIAFTSYSSQLTGSLMNITQISSNIQKALTSLERIFNLLDEFGYKREKFGDIEKQYIEGEIKFCNISFGYGDDLRVVDDLSFSIAKNNTTAIVGSSGGGKTTIFNLLLHFYEADTGAILIDGTDIKHFNEETLRRHISVVHQTPYLFNATFAENMLIANQEATEEDMITICKKIKIHDYIMSLPHGYKTVIEENGSNLSGGQKQRIAIARAMLKKSKIILFDEATSSLDNETQQMVKELISSISHDHTVVVIAHRLSSIIDSDEILVIDAGKLVGQGSHRNLLNNNFTYKKLYESELECRALIS; encoded by the coding sequence ATGAAATCGATAGTTGATAAAAAGGATATTGGTTTGTTAAAAAGATGTTTGATGTATCTCTTTCCTTACAAATTGCGTGTAATTACTACCTTTTTTTGTATTGTGTTTTGTCTGATTCTGCAAATTATTGAACCATTAATATTAGGTAAGGTCATAGCTTTATTGTTCTCTAAGGAATTTGAAAAGCTGAGTGTAATGCTAATGTACCTGTTTGTAACAGAGCTTTTTGTAACCATTTTAAGTTTCTTTCAATCCTATTTATTTTCCTCATTAAGCGAAAATATTATTTATGACTTGAAAAGAGATATGTTTCAAAAGATCATTGAACTTCCTGTAAAGGCTTTTGACCAAATGAAGGTGGGCGAATTTATATCCCGTTTGCAAGGGGATACTGCGACTGTAGCGGGCATCCTTACAAACCAGTTGATTAATACTGCAATCGATATTCTTCGAGTTGTCATCATAAGCATTGTTGTGTTTCAAATTAGTATTCCACTATCTTTGGTGATTGTACTAAGCTTTCCGGTTACATTCCTTATATTCACCTTCTCCGGGAAAAAAATAAGGAAGCGAAGTGAAGAGCTGGCTAAGCTAAACGACAGCTATTTCAGTAATCTCCAGCAGTCCATAACCGGGATCAGAGAGATCAAGAGTTTGGGCATTAAGAAGATAAAAATAAATCAATTTCTGGATCTGGCCATCCTGCTTAAAGAAAAAAATATAAATATAAATATTATAAGCACTGTGGCCCGGTCATTATCCCAATTCACTTCATTTCTCTCCCAGCTTAGTGTCATGGCTATAGCAGGATTTCTAATATATAAAGGGCAGCTGAACATTGAATACTTTATTGCGTTTACCTCTTACTCCAGCCAGCTGACGGGTTCATTAATGAACATTACCCAAATCAGCAGCAACATCCAGAAGGCGCTTACTTCACTGGAAAGAATATTTAACTTACTGGATGAATTTGGTTACAAAAGAGAAAAGTTTGGCGATATAGAAAAGCAATATATTGAAGGGGAAATTAAATTTTGTAATATTTCTTTTGGTTACGGGGACGATTTGCGGGTTGTGGATGACTTGAGTTTTTCAATCGCAAAGAATAATACAACTGCAATAGTAGGCAGCAGCGGCGGCGGGAAAACTACAATCTTCAATTTACTGCTGCATTTTTACGAGGCTGATACAGGAGCCATTCTGATAGATGGAACGGATATCAAACATTTTAATGAAGAAACACTGCGCCGGCATATATCGGTTGTACACCAAACTCCCTACTTATTTAATGCAACTTTTGCTGAAAATATGTTGATCGCAAACCAAGAGGCAACAGAAGAAGACATGATAACCATTTGCAAAAAGATAAAGATTCATGATTACATCATGAGTCTTCCGCATGGATATAAAACCGTGATTGAAGAGAATGGCTCCAACCTGTCAGGCGGCCAAAAACAACGGATAGCCATCGCTAGAGCGATGTTGAAAAAATCGAAAATAATATTATTCGATGAAGCAACCTCATCACTGGATAATGAAACCCAGCAAATGGTCAAGGAATTAATAAGTTCAATTTCTCATGATCATACTGTTGTCGTGATTGCCCATAGGCTATCAAGCATTATTGATTCAGATGAAATTCTAGTTATTGATGCCGGCAAGCTGGTAGGCCAAGGAAGCCATAGAAATCTTCTGAATAACAATTTTACCTATAAAAAGTTATATGAAAGCGAACTGGAGTGCAGAGCATTGATTAGTTGA
- the yajC gene encoding preprotein translocase subunit YajC, translating to MLQFQYAAASGGGSILGLVGPFVLMFVVFYFLLIRPQQKKTKTRNAMLKALKKGDKVVTIGGLHGTIMEISDDIVVLRVNDVTKLTFDRGSISHSVVEVEDKE from the coding sequence ATGTTACAGTTTCAATATGCAGCAGCCTCAGGGGGCGGAAGCATTCTGGGTCTTGTAGGCCCATTTGTGCTAATGTTTGTGGTGTTCTATTTCCTGCTTATCCGTCCGCAGCAGAAGAAGACCAAGACACGCAACGCAATGTTGAAAGCTCTGAAAAAAGGCGATAAGGTAGTGACCATTGGGGGCCTTCACGGGACGATCATGGAAATTTCCGATGACATCGTAGTCCTGCGGGTAAACGATGTGACCAAGCTGACCTTTGACCGGGGTTCCATCAGCCATTCGGTTGTGGAAGTTGAAGACAAGGAATAG
- a CDS encoding TIGR04086 family membrane protein codes for MYLIRRLFSWRISSPVLSGLCRAFLWMLLGAMVLSLLLWGSGLEEQDLTMYTYIVHGIAAAFGGLTAGRRASGKGWYHGGITGAFYGIIVLLIGFLALDSAPAGIDCLWVLAAAGIAAFGGIFGVNLHKS; via the coding sequence ATGTATTTAATCCGGCGTCTATTCTCGTGGAGAATATCGAGTCCAGTGTTATCAGGTTTATGCCGCGCTTTTCTGTGGATGCTGCTGGGGGCGATGGTTCTCTCCCTTTTGCTCTGGGGAAGCGGACTCGAAGAGCAGGACCTTACTATGTACACTTATATCGTACACGGTATTGCTGCCGCGTTCGGCGGACTGACTGCAGGACGGAGAGCATCGGGCAAAGGCTGGTATCATGGTGGAATTACGGGAGCGTTCTACGGCATTATTGTTCTGCTGATTGGATTTCTGGCGCTGGACAGTGCTCCTGCCGGCATCGATTGCCTGTGGGTTCTGGCAGCCGCGGGTATCGCTGCATTCGGTGGAATATTCGGGGTTAATTTACATAAATCCTAA
- a CDS encoding DUF421 domain-containing protein — MFQHISGRILMTVLMYIFIFLCMRIMGKREIGKLSVFDLTISIMIAEIAIFSIEDIERPIYDGLVPMATLVLIQVLVAQFSLKSRKLRLLIDGKPSILISNGKLHRGEMRKQRYNIDDLLLQLRGQNIDSPADVEFAILETSGQLTVIEKNKGISSSNQSGNSSSTADARNKNEPSEGTIAGSVKLPSHKIRYEGLPIPLIMDGKVQDHNLEMIGKTRFWLRTQIRQKGVSDFRDVFLCSINHKGEIYVDRLDLR, encoded by the coding sequence ATGTTCCAGCATATTTCTGGCCGTATCTTGATGACTGTGCTGATGTATATCTTCATTTTCCTGTGCATGCGGATTATGGGCAAACGGGAAATCGGCAAGCTCTCGGTATTTGATTTGACGATCTCCATCATGATTGCCGAGATTGCCATATTTTCCATAGAAGATATTGAACGTCCGATTTATGATGGATTGGTGCCGATGGCAACCTTGGTGCTGATTCAGGTCCTGGTAGCCCAATTCAGCCTGAAGAGCAGAAAGCTGAGGCTTCTGATCGACGGCAAACCCAGCATTCTAATCTCAAACGGCAAGCTGCATCGCGGGGAAATGCGCAAGCAGCGGTATAATATTGATGATCTGCTGCTTCAGCTTCGCGGACAAAATATCGACAGTCCCGCCGATGTGGAGTTTGCAATTCTGGAAACCAGCGGCCAGCTTACAGTTATTGAAAAGAACAAGGGAATATCCTCCAGCAATCAAAGCGGCAACAGCAGCTCAACTGCCGATGCCAGAAACAAGAACGAGCCTTCCGAAGGGACCATTGCTGGCAGCGTTAAGCTTCCGAGCCATAAAATCAGATATGAAGGCCTGCCGATTCCGCTTATCATGGACGGTAAGGTCCAGGACCACAATCTGGAAATGATCGGCAAGACGCGATTCTGGCTGAGGACCCAGATTCGCCAAAAAGGCGTCTCGGACTTCAGGGATGTTTTTCTCTGCTCCATAAACCACAAGGGAGAAATTTATGTAGACCGTCTGGATCTGCGTTGA
- a CDS encoding TIGR04066 family peptide maturation system protein produces the protein MNKESVLIYPYDSHFTPLLRDKGFVDHYGNIQLSSLPGWGLCGKDASYADGGGFLGLTVSQEFEQLLSGIDTVIFAEADNSYTLDKNIYPKLLSAVEAGKNIITLLPLNEKLEEIQGKCEKKGSYFINYGENNLNHTDFLNDLSSGQKEIIDCTTPILAVVGIAENTHKFQMQLDLKSTFESMGYKVSVVGTRSYCEFLGFHSFPGFMKELISESDKILCYNRYIKQIESTEEPDLIIVAVPGGFMRYNNKITNDFGITAYEIFQAVVPDAVVVSLFHEKYTAEYLDGIMKSVKYKFGLDIDALNITNRQIDWVEMTNSKPSSVNTLTLNQDFMQNSIEECGVLSSVPVFNALDKGDTVKIANLIVDKLSETEMAVNF, from the coding sequence TTGAATAAAGAAAGTGTATTAATCTACCCTTACGACTCCCATTTTACTCCCTTGTTAAGAGACAAAGGTTTTGTTGACCATTATGGCAACATCCAGCTATCCTCTTTACCCGGATGGGGGTTATGCGGTAAGGATGCCAGTTATGCCGATGGCGGCGGATTCCTTGGCCTTACTGTCAGTCAGGAATTTGAACAGCTTTTGAGTGGGATTGATACTGTAATATTTGCTGAAGCCGACAATTCATATACGCTGGACAAGAATATCTACCCCAAACTCTTAAGTGCAGTCGAAGCTGGGAAAAATATTATTACCCTCCTTCCATTGAATGAAAAGTTAGAAGAAATACAAGGCAAGTGCGAGAAGAAGGGCAGCTATTTTATTAATTATGGAGAAAATAATTTGAATCATACAGATTTCTTAAATGATCTGTCGTCTGGACAGAAAGAAATTATAGATTGTACTACCCCGATCCTCGCCGTCGTTGGGATAGCCGAGAACACTCATAAGTTTCAAATGCAATTGGATTTAAAGTCCACTTTTGAAAGCATGGGTTATAAAGTGAGTGTAGTTGGTACCCGATCATATTGTGAATTTTTGGGGTTCCATTCGTTTCCAGGGTTTATGAAAGAATTAATAAGTGAATCAGATAAGATCTTGTGCTATAACAGGTACATCAAGCAAATTGAATCCACTGAGGAGCCGGACTTAATTATCGTAGCGGTGCCTGGCGGCTTTATGCGCTATAACAACAAGATCACCAATGACTTTGGAATTACGGCATATGAAATTTTTCAGGCGGTTGTACCCGATGCTGTAGTAGTAAGCCTGTTCCATGAGAAATATACAGCAGAATATCTGGATGGAATAATGAAATCTGTCAAATATAAATTCGGCTTGGATATTGATGCCTTGAATATAACCAATAGGCAAATTGATTGGGTCGAAATGACTAACTCTAAGCCAAGTTCTGTAAACACATTAACGCTTAATCAAGATTTCATGCAAAATAGCATCGAGGAATGTGGCGTTTTATCTTCAGTACCTGTTTTTAACGCTTTGGATAAAGGTGACACGGTGAAAATTGCTAATTTGATTGTAGACAAATTATCGGAAACTGAAATGGCGGTCAATTTCTAG
- a CDS encoding S8 family serine peptidase, whose translation MKGHNPIDVCLIDDGVNEYPFDIGTLKYNKEIKDNLKIINRNHYDQHQKSHGTVCAGIIKKYAPAARLSSVKILNDKNNRKGTTKQLITALYWCLDNHIKIVNLSLGSTYFLDFAAIRDCVNDVAEQGIIMVAASNNNGLFTLPASLTNVIGVKSSGDLHSNQYVFDPYPYDGIDVITSGKHSIPSEQGEVFETNSSNSFAAPFITGRVHEILTKHPFFTLDDIKTELNNNSISNESSYNPCLMINTDWMIKEKEYTISNLKDGVYEIGMLPQGNMNEHKVKIWSSEFYGSYIRELLKKMKTVDPPVPVILIRGFLRKEFSIALDHFFHKDKFYPVRISDHSSDIFDGFEYLPEETGFLAFFGFIHQKYKCDVIIFVSEASDSDGFGDYPFDITINLLERNYSNKKHFVYDYNPQEELMDVSIYLDHKTLSKDVRTTYKSLRKVLTS comes from the coding sequence ATGAAAGGCCACAATCCAATAGATGTTTGCCTCATTGATGACGGTGTAAATGAATATCCCTTTGATATTGGCACTCTAAAATATAATAAAGAAATAAAAGATAATCTAAAAATAATCAATCGGAATCATTATGATCAACATCAAAAAAGCCACGGTACGGTCTGTGCGGGAATCATAAAAAAATATGCACCCGCCGCCAGACTTTCGAGCGTTAAGATCTTAAATGATAAAAATAATCGTAAAGGCACAACGAAACAATTGATCACAGCATTATATTGGTGTCTGGACAACCATATCAAAATCGTCAATCTCAGTTTAGGGTCAACCTATTTTTTGGATTTTGCTGCAATCCGGGATTGTGTAAATGATGTAGCAGAACAGGGCATCATTATGGTAGCCGCCTCTAATAATAACGGTCTCTTTACGTTGCCGGCCAGTCTAACAAATGTAATAGGAGTAAAGAGTTCCGGCGACCTGCACTCCAATCAATATGTATTTGATCCTTATCCTTATGATGGAATAGATGTGATTACAAGTGGCAAACATTCTATTCCATCAGAACAAGGTGAAGTTTTTGAGACGAACAGTTCGAACAGTTTTGCTGCTCCTTTTATAACCGGCAGAGTCCATGAGATCCTCACTAAGCATCCTTTTTTTACATTAGATGATATAAAAACAGAACTTAATAATAATTCAATATCAAATGAGAGCAGTTATAACCCCTGTTTAATGATAAATACAGATTGGATGATAAAAGAAAAGGAATACACTATATCTAATCTAAAAGATGGTGTTTATGAAATAGGAATGCTCCCGCAAGGGAATATGAACGAACACAAAGTTAAGATATGGAGCAGTGAATTTTATGGAAGTTATATCCGTGAGCTGCTGAAAAAGATGAAAACAGTGGACCCTCCTGTTCCTGTAATATTAATTAGGGGGTTCTTAAGGAAGGAATTCTCCATTGCACTGGATCATTTTTTCCATAAGGATAAATTCTACCCGGTGAGGATTTCTGACCATTCTTCCGATATCTTTGATGGTTTCGAATACTTGCCTGAAGAGACCGGTTTCTTAGCGTTTTTCGGATTCATTCACCAAAAATACAAATGTGACGTAATTATTTTTGTAAGTGAAGCATCTGATTCGGACGGCTTTGGAGATTACCCGTTTGATATTACCATTAATCTGTTGGAAAGAAATTATTCGAATAAAAAACATTTTGTATATGATTACAATCCACAAGAGGAACTTATGGATGTTTCGATATATCTAGATCACAAGACACTAAGCAAAGACGTTAGAACCACTTATAAATCTTTACGGAAAGTATTAACGAGTTAA
- a CDS encoding CLI_3235 family bacteriocin precursor, with the protein MRKLTKKNFSQMHTVEAYADCHLSCACYCATCSCWGPDFLHVSNTSADSGSQNYTPTATAQVRG; encoded by the coding sequence ATGAGAAAATTAACTAAAAAGAATTTTTCACAAATGCATACCGTTGAGGCATACGCAGATTGCCATCTTTCTTGTGCATGTTATTGCGCCACTTGCAGCTGCTGGGGTCCTGATTTCTTGCATGTTAGCAATACTAGCGCGGATAGCGGATCGCAAAACTATACTCCGACTGCAACCGCTCAAGTAAGAGGTTAA
- the ccpM gene encoding Cys-rich peptide radical SAM maturase CcpM, whose protein sequence is MLTKENPLIYSFENMDKYYFFDVNKNKIINVDEETYQIINDPEAIRSSEHPVIQKLMDQGYLSNNRVEEIKHNNGRMLDELLGYNLKKIILQVTQNCNFRCNYCVYSGSYVNRVHSNKRMDFATAKKGIDFLIEHSKDAKDIDISFYGGEPLLEMNLIIQCMDYAIKAAEGKNVSFSLTTNGSLLTEANVKRLLGYNLRITVSMDGPQEIHDKHRTFASNGCGTFNAVYDNIKRIVEKYPAIKKNLSFSMVMDPTAQFNCLDEFIASEEEFFNESAVIGSFVSNNYRNDRVQFSENFVGEWEYSKFKYLLFVLGKVSKANNSQLIRAAYREHFEYISNSHRNIAPLAKQDHHSGPCVPGQIRLFMSTDAHFYPCERVSETSDIMRIGNIEEGFFFDKIEKLLNVGKLTEENCKECYAFRNCRVCASLSDDGNQLSKEAKLKACQDVRYNFDEMLKDVCTLKECGLRKEMVQKITG, encoded by the coding sequence TTGTTGACCAAAGAAAATCCGTTGATATATTCGTTCGAAAATATGGACAAGTATTATTTTTTCGACGTGAATAAAAATAAAATAATCAATGTGGATGAGGAAACTTATCAAATTATCAATGATCCTGAAGCGATACGTTCAAGCGAGCATCCGGTTATCCAAAAATTAATGGATCAAGGATATCTGTCAAACAATCGTGTAGAAGAAATAAAACATAACAATGGAAGAATGCTTGATGAGCTATTAGGTTATAATCTAAAAAAAATAATTCTTCAAGTCACTCAAAATTGTAATTTCAGATGCAATTATTGTGTGTATTCCGGGTCTTATGTAAATCGGGTACATAGCAATAAACGAATGGATTTTGCTACTGCTAAAAAAGGAATAGATTTTCTGATCGAGCATTCTAAGGATGCCAAGGACATCGATATCAGTTTTTATGGCGGCGAGCCTTTGCTGGAGATGAACCTGATTATTCAGTGCATGGACTACGCGATAAAAGCGGCAGAAGGGAAAAACGTTTCTTTTAGTCTGACCACGAACGGCAGCCTGCTCACTGAAGCTAATGTGAAGAGATTACTAGGCTACAATTTGAGAATTACCGTGAGTATGGACGGGCCTCAAGAAATTCATGATAAACACCGTACCTTTGCCTCAAATGGTTGCGGAACTTTTAATGCTGTCTATGATAACATCAAAAGAATTGTGGAAAAGTACCCGGCCATCAAAAAAAATCTCTCCTTTTCTATGGTTATGGACCCAACAGCACAATTTAATTGTCTGGATGAATTTATCGCCAGTGAAGAAGAATTTTTTAATGAATCAGCGGTGATCGGAAGTTTTGTATCCAATAATTACCGCAATGACCGTGTTCAATTCAGCGAAAATTTTGTAGGAGAATGGGAATACAGCAAATTTAAATACTTGTTGTTTGTATTGGGCAAGGTTTCCAAAGCAAACAATTCACAATTAATCAGAGCCGCCTATCGGGAGCATTTTGAGTATATCAGTAACTCGCACCGGAATATTGCCCCATTAGCGAAACAGGATCATCATTCCGGACCTTGCGTACCGGGACAAATCCGGTTATTTATGAGTACAGATGCCCACTTTTATCCATGTGAAAGGGTTAGTGAAACATCGGATATCATGAGAATCGGCAATATTGAAGAGGGTTTCTTTTTTGACAAAATAGAGAAATTATTGAATGTAGGAAAACTTACGGAAGAGAACTGTAAGGAGTGCTACGCGTTCCGGAACTGCAGAGTTTGTGCTTCACTGTCGGATGATGGAAATCAACTGAGCAAGGAAGCAAAACTAAAAGCCTGTCAGGATGTCCGTTACAATTTTGACGAAATGCTGAAGGATGTGTGTACCTTAAAAGAATGCGGATTGAGAAAAGAAATGGTTCAGAAGATTACAGGATAA
- the spoVB gene encoding stage V sporulation protein B: MRKQSFIQGTLILLAAGIINRMLGFIPRIILPRVIGAEGVGLYQLGYPFFIVLITIITGGIPLAIAKMVAEAEGEGRPEESRRILHSGLALSLGLGVFFTLLALAGASWVSNVILTDSRVYYTFVSMTPMIAIVAVSAIYRGYFQGRQNMIPSALSSVLESVIRIVFMLWFSWLLLPRGVAYAAAGAMLGVTVGEIAGMLAILWQYYFIVKRDKKADLSPIATPPIPVPENPQKTASSAKNHSIFKRLIRISVPVTAGRLVGSFSYLLESIITARSLALAGIATAAATAQYGSLQGMVIPLLLLPGVLSSSLAVSLVPSLSEASARRDLPTIHKRMHQALRLAMVTGAPFAAVMYIFAVPLCTLMYGNADTAPMLRMMAPFALFLYVQAPLQAALQAMERPGRALVNTLIGAVVKIALILLLASQPEYGIYGAIIAIIVNSILVTLLHGFSLVRLISLSLRLADPLKTLAAMIIMAAGMSYIYTSVPIATAQWAQFLFASASGMALYFGICLLSGLISIRDLDRVPFIKKWR, translated from the coding sequence TTGAGGAAACAGAGCTTTATCCAAGGAACCTTGATACTGCTGGCCGCAGGCATCATTAACCGGATGCTCGGCTTTATTCCGCGAATTATTTTACCGCGTGTGATCGGCGCCGAGGGTGTAGGCCTGTATCAGCTCGGTTATCCGTTTTTCATTGTGCTGATTACGATCATTACCGGCGGGATTCCGCTGGCTATTGCCAAAATGGTCGCTGAAGCCGAAGGAGAAGGGCGCCCTGAGGAATCCCGGCGGATTCTGCACAGCGGACTGGCCCTTAGTCTCGGACTTGGTGTTTTTTTCACGCTGCTCGCATTAGCCGGCGCTTCCTGGGTCTCCAATGTGATTCTGACCGACAGCCGGGTCTATTACACCTTCGTCAGCATGACACCGATGATTGCTATTGTTGCCGTTTCTGCGATCTACAGGGGGTATTTTCAAGGCAGACAGAACATGATTCCTTCGGCGCTGTCCTCGGTCCTGGAATCGGTCATCCGGATTGTTTTTATGCTGTGGTTCTCCTGGCTGCTGCTTCCCAGAGGGGTTGCTTATGCGGCGGCAGGAGCCATGCTGGGTGTGACGGTTGGAGAGATTGCCGGCATGCTGGCCATCTTATGGCAATATTATTTTATCGTAAAAAGGGACAAGAAAGCAGACTTATCTCCCATAGCAACACCGCCAATCCCAGTGCCGGAAAATCCCCAAAAAACGGCCTCTTCCGCTAAAAATCATTCCATATTCAAGCGGCTGATCCGGATTTCTGTGCCCGTCACTGCCGGACGGCTGGTGGGTTCGTTCTCTTATCTGCTGGAATCCATTATCACTGCCCGCAGTCTCGCTCTCGCCGGTATCGCTACGGCAGCTGCTACCGCACAGTATGGGTCACTGCAGGGGATGGTAATTCCTTTGCTGCTGCTGCCGGGGGTGCTCAGCTCTTCGCTTGCGGTATCGCTTGTGCCTTCCCTGTCGGAAGCTTCAGCGCGCCGTGACCTGCCCACGATTCACAAAAGAATGCATCAGGCGCTGCGCCTGGCCATGGTGACCGGTGCCCCGTTTGCTGCGGTTATGTACATTTTTGCCGTACCGCTCTGTACGCTGATGTACGGCAATGCCGACACCGCCCCGATGCTGCGGATGATGGCCCCTTTTGCATTGTTTCTATATGTCCAAGCACCGCTGCAGGCTGCCTTACAGGCTATGGAGCGCCCAGGCAGGGCACTGGTCAACACGCTGATTGGAGCGGTTGTTAAAATCGCACTTATTCTCCTGCTCGCCTCACAGCCCGAGTACGGTATCTACGGGGCGATCATCGCAATAATCGTCAACAGTATTCTGGTGACTCTGCTTCATGGGTTCAGCCTGGTCCGGCTGATCTCATTGTCACTCAGGCTGGCTGATCCGCTCAAAACCCTTGCAGCGATGATTATCATGGCTGCCGGGATGTCTTATATCTATACCTCTGTGCCAATCGCCACTGCGCAGTGGGCCCAATTCTTGTTCGCCTCCGCCAGCGGGATGGCGCTCTATTTCGGAATCTGCCTGTTATCGGGCCTAATCTCCATTCGTGATCTGGACCGGGTGCCTTTTATCAAAAAATGGCGCTGA
- a CDS encoding phosphatase PAP2 family protein, with product MLYQSMNYIMLYTVIIVTVLMWLGARRNPLLAFVEIGRELVRSYKFLLLVAGMFGVLAVNKYELQIEKKLHITSDYTSFVFGLEGHFVRDLQHLFFAPWLTPIIVFFYIFMLQAVLAASLGVYLLDKNRVMLYATCYAIILNYAIAIPFYLYFPVNEVWSYVPAGVRFTMLDVFPRFEQEYRPLSGLDNCFPSLHTAISVSTALLAFRSGNRRWMAITTVSAVTIVFGIFYLGIHWLTDMLGGTLLAVLSTTVAVQLAKLTLRSGEGRLTLRSRATDTH from the coding sequence TTGCTTTACCAATCTATGAACTATATAATGCTGTATACCGTTATAATTGTAACTGTATTGATGTGGCTCGGTGCCCGCCGCAATCCTCTGCTGGCTTTTGTGGAGATCGGAAGAGAACTTGTCCGCTCTTATAAATTTCTGCTGCTCGTTGCGGGAATGTTTGGTGTGCTGGCCGTGAATAAATACGAACTGCAAATTGAGAAGAAGCTTCATATTACTTCCGATTACACGTCTTTCGTTTTTGGGCTTGAAGGTCATTTTGTCAGGGATCTGCAGCATTTGTTCTTTGCTCCCTGGTTGACGCCAATCATTGTATTCTTCTACATTTTCATGCTTCAAGCCGTATTGGCCGCTTCTCTGGGTGTATACCTGCTGGATAAGAACCGTGTTATGCTCTACGCAACCTGCTATGCGATTATCCTCAACTATGCCATTGCCATTCCGTTCTATTTGTATTTCCCGGTGAATGAAGTATGGTCCTATGTACCGGCAGGCGTCCGTTTTACCATGCTGGATGTCTTCCCGAGATTTGAGCAGGAATACAGGCCGCTTTCAGGTCTGGACAATTGCTTCCCGAGCCTTCACACCGCAATCTCTGTATCCACCGCCCTGCTCGCCTTCCGCTCCGGCAACCGCCGCTGGATGGCGATCACCACCGTGTCCGCAGTTACCATAGTGTTCGGTATCTTCTATCTGGGCATTCACTGGCTGACTGACATGCTCGGCGGCACCCTGCTGGCCGTACTGTCAACCACGGTTGCCGTTCAACTCGCCAAACTGACTCTGCGCAGTGGCGAGGGACGGCTCACCCTTCGCAGCCGTGCAACCGATACGCACTGA